The Manduca sexta isolate Smith_Timp_Sample1 chromosome 20, JHU_Msex_v1.0, whole genome shotgun sequence DNA segment NNNNNNNNNNNNNNNNNNNNNNNNNNNNNNNNNNNNNNNNNNNNNNNNNNNNNNNNNNNNNNNNNNNNNNNNNNNNNNNNNNNNNNNNNNNNNNNNNNNNNNNNNNNNNNNNNNNNNNNNNNNNNNNNNNNNNNNNNNNNNNNNNNNNNNNNNNNNNNNNNNNNNNNNNNNNNNNNNNNNNNNNNNNNNNNNNNNNNNNNNNNNNNNNNNNNNNNNNNNNNNNNNNNNNAAACATTTTATTACTCCCAATGTCTAAACAACCATCAAATTTCCATATAGCGCGATATAAGGAATATAACAAAGTCATTGGTATAGAAAATCATACCTACCCGTCAGTAGGTACATGTATTTATATCTTGAGATTGACGTGCATACTTAATTAGACTAAACTGTGCGGGCTTTTGTAGTTTAGTCGAAtgctattttcattttatttgacagGTAAACTTTATCCTAAATAGAActtataaatgttattgaaaGAGTTGAAATGAAATGGCATGTcgtgacattaatatttatggatCAATTGGGGTAATAAAGGATTACGGAGTAAGGTAAGGTTTATCCTAGTTGGACATCTGCCTACACTTTCAGGAAAAGGTGTGATATGCGTGTGGTGTTTTACTTTCTGGTCAAAAAAGAAAATGGCTTCCGGGTAACCGCTTGCGGAAGACATCCGTTTAGAAGCAAACGCATAAAACAGTATAAAGGCGCTTGCACACTACGGCGTGCCCGAATGTAAAACAATTGATATCCATTTAAGGAATCCATAGTAAAAAGATAAGTACAATGTGCGACCGCCTTCCGAAGCAGTGAGTAAGTAGTTGCTTATAACACACTGTTCATGTACTGTTCATGCagctaataaattaataaccgTTGTATTTTTACATCTTTGTAAGTACtttgtaaagaaataattttaaatagtacGCCATTTATCTATTAGCCATAaaacaacgaaaatattttaaacatcgGGATGCCCAATATGTGGAGACAAAAACGTGGTTAATATTCTGAATGTCATTCGCACTGATTTAGCATTCAGAGCATACTAACGGCATACTCCATTGTGGGATAATGTATTTCgtcaataaaatttgtttcgaCTGAGATTTTTTTAAGCTTGGTTTTTGCTTTAAGTAATGTATATGCGTTATGACAATGACTTGAGAGAATCGGGACATACAAATTTACATAACTTGTAATGACTTGGGTGTGTTGCTGTTTTGGCACGATACTGAGGCTGTACGTGGAATTCGGTgtccaatattatttattaatattttgcataattttttttttatattcgaaacCAAATATCTAGAATATTTGTAATGCAATTTTATGGTACAAACTTTAATATCttgtcataatatatttgtataaaatctgGCAGCAAACAAAGGTATTAATTGTGTTGGCATAGTTTATCTTTAGGTGTTCACTTTATACAACATCCGGTTAACgcaatagaaattatattatcaaaacatTACTGTTTTTTATGACTAACATACATCGTTTAATATTGGCGTTAAATAGACGTCTGGATAAATcatgtaaaagtaaaataatggtgtctttgaatgacgagacgagcttgcgatcgcctgacggtaagcgatacgaccgcccataaacagtagaaacaccatccaacaccttgaattacaaagtattgtttggtattccactgcgttcgccatcctaaaacatgagatgttaaatctcattatgtccagtagttacattggctacaatattcttcaaatcggaacacaacattgactagacaccgctgcttggcggcggaaatagacattgcggtagaaCCCAACCaagtggactctcacatatgagagacctaccaccaggtaaagttatatatattttatttattaaatggtaGGTACGTACCTGTGTGTAATGACCTATTTGCACGCTGCTGCTAAAATCGCTCGCCTTCAGAGGTCCGTAACGGTAATCTTTGTGTTCATCCCACCAAGCATCTAAAGCGCTGCCCACGTTCAGCTTGAAGCTGCGGTCCGTCGTAGAATACCAGTATAAGTTCTCACCGGTTCTAAATCTGCCCGAACCTGGAAACAAACACTCAATAATAGAATTGGTGATAGGTAGGATACTTCTATCCGCCTTGGTGGTGACTGTCCTGCACAAGATGTAATATCCGATTAGCACATAAATGTGTCTCAGTCATAGTAATTCTGTCGATTATCGAAGAATAATCACCTCTCGTGGTCAATGGGTATTCTATCTGGACTTTAATGTCATTAGGTGTCATGGGCTAACCTTGCCGTggtcataaaatatatgaaaaatgttgccgaaataaaaatatatattttatacgcaCTTAACTATAAAGTTAtcaaaaaatcacaaaactaaCAGGGAGTTTcggcgaaaatatttattattcatggatgattttggcacaatCTTAGCAAaagtaaagacgaatatgtggttttatttagtaacacaatgtaaaaatgacgctgtttattattttacgtcgATATTCAGTCACGCGTGTTTTCCACATTCCACTATTCTATACACACATCGTAACTAATGTAAATAtcgtagtaaaaaatattatatcgcaGTCAAAGTTTCTGTTTTCAATAACTTTAGCTGCTGCAAAAACTTACCAACTGTATTGTCAGGGTTGTGATAGTTGTGGTTTTCAGCTGCCCATTTTGCAGCTTTAGCGGCTAGTTCGTCATCCCAaacctacaaaaaaaaatcattttctatCATTATGATTGCTTTTGtcacattgaaaataaaattaatgttacttAGGGACTTACGACA contains these protein-coding regions:
- the LOC115444053 gene encoding scoloptoxin SSD976; amino-acid sequence: MAFRDVFLLAILCLPLIYCKSVQKLTCKQIKQFVDGHNSRRFLLSQGKVPGQPAAAEMKYMVWDDELAAKAAKWAAENHNYHNPDNTVGSGRFRTGENLYWYSTTDRSFKLNVGSALDAWWDEHKDYRYGPLKASDFSSSVQIGHYTQVRTYHLINKIYITLPGG